Genomic segment of Myxococcus stipitatus:
TTGTTTGCGAAAACACATCCGGCAAGACGCACCACGAGGCTGCTCCACCTCGCGTGGCCGTCCACTCAGCAGACGGCCAGGCGTGGTGTCTGGACTACAAGACTTGCGTGAGAGGACGTCAGGCTTTGTCGCGCATCCACTCGGAGCCGGTGACGACGGGCAGCTGCAGCGCGCGCTCCCGGTCCAGGTCCAGGTTGCCGATGTGCAGCGACAAGGGCGACTGCACCCACTTGTAGATGGACTGGGTGAAGAGGCGCACGAACTTGTCCACGTAGCTGGTGAGCCTCGTGGCCTCCACCTCCGGGAACATGGAGACGAGCGCCTTGAGCATCTCCGAGGGCGTGAGCTTCTCGCCCGCATACAGGTAGAAGCACGCGTCGAGGATGGGGAAGGGCATCAGCTCCTCCTCGCCCACCTGGTTGTGCGCCAGCTCCGGCCCCGCGGGCTTCGCCAGCACCTTGCGGATGCCCTCGTAGCCCGTCACCTCCTGGAGGTAGTCCAGCAGGTACACCACCACCGTCTTGGGCACGTTGGCGATGACGGCCAGCGCCCCCATCAGGTCGCCGCCGATGGTGGTGTAGCCCACGGACTTCTCGCTCATGTTGCCCGTCTGGAGGAACAGGCCACCACAGGAGTTGCTCCAGTTCCACATGCGCTGGGCGCGCAGGCGGGCCTGGATGTTCTGCTCGGTGATGGGCGTGACGCTCGCGCCGCCCAGCATCTGCTGGGCCACGGCGCGCTCGCGCTCGAAGGCCTCGTCGATGGAGACAATCTGGAAGGGCACGCCCAATTCGCGCGCAATCGTCTCCGCCGCGTCGCGCGTGGAGTCGCTGGAGTAGCGGCTGGGCATGTAGAACGCCTGGATGAGCGAGCCCGGGTTCTCCGGCCGCACGCGCCGGGCATACCGGTGCGCGATGAGCAGCGTCAGGAGCGAGTCGCGGCCTCCGGAGAGCGCGATGCCCAGGAGCTTGAAGGCGCGCGTCTTCTCGAAATAGTCGCCCACGCCCAGCGCGAGCGCGTCCAGGATGTCCTCGCACAGCGCCTCGCGCGCGGAGCGCTGCTTGGACTGCGCGGGCAGGAAGAAGCTGCGGTGGGCGGGCACGGGGTACGCGAGCGAGTCGCGCCGGGTGCGCACCACCTGGGTGCAGTCCAGCACCGCCGGGCCCTTGCTCCCCTGGGCCACCCACGTCTCGCGGTCCAGGCGCCAGGTGGTGGCCTCGCCGCGCAGGCGCAGCGTGCGGTCCAGGTCCACCACCGCCGCCGCGTAGCCTTCCTGGAAGCGCGGGGCCTCCAGGAGGTGGCGGCCGTTCTGGTTGAGGTAGCCGCCGCCGTCGAAGATGAGGCCGTCGTTGGCGCCCACCGCGTTGGCGTAGGCGATGGTGCACTGGTGGTCGGACGCGCGCGTGGCGATGAGCTCGCGCCGCGTGTCCACCACGCCCAGCCGGAAGGGCGAGGCGGAGATGTTCACCACCAGCTCCGCGCCCGCGTACGCGCGCCGGCGCATGGGGCCGTCCGCGCTCCAGATGTCCTCGCAGACCTCCGGCGCCAGCACGCCGAAGTCGAACTGGAAGAGGTAGTCACCCAGCGGCACGCCCCGGTGGAGCTCCGCCATGCCGGGCTGACCGCGGCCGAACGTGCGCGCCTCGTAGAAGACGTTGTACGTGGGCAGCTTCTCCTTCGGCACGAGCCCCAGCACGCGGCCACCGGCCACCACCGCCGCGCAGTTGAGGCGCTGGCCCTGGAGGGCCACGCCCACGCCCACGACGAAGACGGTGGGCAGCGCGGCCGTCTCCTGCGCGAAGCGCTCCAGCTCCGGCCACTGCCGGTCGATGAAGCCCTGCCACTGCACCATGTCCTCGGCCGGGTAGCCCGCGAGCAGCTGCTCCTGGAAGACGCCCACCGTGACGCCGTCCTCGGCCATCCGCTTCGCCAGGACCAGGGCCCGGTCCACGTTGCGGACGAAGGCGCCCACGGTGGTGTTCACACTGGCGATGCCGACTTTCACGAGCCGCATGGTTGCTTCGCTCCCCTTTCGTTCCGGCGTGGGAATCCCATCATCGCCGGACGGGCCGCGGCCAGCCGCGATGCCCGGGGCCCAGCAATGCCCGGCGCGACGCGCAAGGCAAGCCCCGCGACAGGGCCGCCGCGTCAGTCAGTTCAGCGGGCCCGAGGGCCGGACGGGCTGCAGCCGGGCGATGAGCTCGCCCACGTCTTCCAGCACCGCCTCCAGGCGGCGCTTCACGTCCAGCTCGGACAGGAGCTCCTGGCGGCGCTCCGCCTCGGGAATCACCGCGGCGGCCACCACGTCCGCCAGCATTCCGCCCGTCGCGCGGGCCGACACCGGCAGCAGACTCTCCGCGAAGTTGGGAGGCACGCGCCCGGCCAGCTCGAAGACGGCCTGCCGCAGCCGCTCCTCTTCCGGCCCGTGGTAGGGCAGGTCCGTCAGCA
This window contains:
- the nadE gene encoding NAD(+) synthase, coding for MRLVKVGIASVNTTVGAFVRNVDRALVLAKRMAEDGVTVGVFQEQLLAGYPAEDMVQWQGFIDRQWPELERFAQETAALPTVFVVGVGVALQGQRLNCAAVVAGGRVLGLVPKEKLPTYNVFYEARTFGRGQPGMAELHRGVPLGDYLFQFDFGVLAPEVCEDIWSADGPMRRRAYAGAELVVNISASPFRLGVVDTRRELIATRASDHQCTIAYANAVGANDGLIFDGGGYLNQNGRHLLEAPRFQEGYAAAVVDLDRTLRLRGEATTWRLDRETWVAQGSKGPAVLDCTQVVRTRRDSLAYPVPAHRSFFLPAQSKQRSAREALCEDILDALALGVGDYFEKTRAFKLLGIALSGGRDSLLTLLIAHRYARRVRPENPGSLIQAFYMPSRYSSDSTRDAAETIARELGVPFQIVSIDEAFERERAVAQQMLGGASVTPITEQNIQARLRAQRMWNWSNSCGGLFLQTGNMSEKSVGYTTIGGDLMGALAVIANVPKTVVVYLLDYLQEVTGYEGIRKVLAKPAGPELAHNQVGEEELMPFPILDACFYLYAGEKLTPSEMLKALVSMFPEVEATRLTSYVDKFVRLFTQSIYKWVQSPLSLHIGNLDLDRERALQLPVVTGSEWMRDKA